Proteins from a genomic interval of Symmachiella macrocystis:
- a CDS encoding sialidase family protein, which produces MRRISFAAMMIFLLLVVHARGDDKTDAPLTFQVKLETVLEHDDGKFLWFHPRAAAIPGHGDNGLPEVIVTLQKHLHVSDFYSGISILQTKNMGKSWTGPTAIPELDWVREPSGVAVAVADVTPGWHAASGKLIAIGTQVRYSKKGEQLEDKTRSAQTSYSLFDPDKNQWTKWRILEMPADPKFNFARCACAQWLVEPDGSLLLPFYYGPDGKSPFSVMVARCRVEGDRLEYLEHGTEFNLDVVRGLVEPSLIRFGGLYYLTVRNDIKAYVTVSDDGLHFEPLKPWTFDDGTELGSYNTQQHWLAHSDGLFLVYTRRGANNDHIMRHRAPLFIGRVDVEKLQVQRAGETILVPERGATLGNFGAAAITANESWVTVSEGIFGKARPQAHKRGATGALFVARIIWSRPNQLVAP; this is translated from the coding sequence ATGCGCAGAATCTCTTTCGCCGCGATGATGATTTTTCTACTACTGGTAGTGCACGCACGCGGAGACGACAAGACCGATGCGCCGCTCACATTTCAGGTCAAACTCGAAACGGTCCTGGAACATGATGATGGAAAGTTCCTGTGGTTTCATCCCCGCGCCGCGGCGATTCCTGGACACGGCGACAACGGTCTGCCTGAGGTCATCGTCACACTGCAAAAACATCTGCATGTCTCTGATTTCTATTCCGGCATCAGCATCTTGCAGACAAAGAACATGGGCAAGTCCTGGACGGGTCCGACTGCCATTCCCGAATTGGATTGGGTGCGCGAACCAAGCGGCGTTGCTGTAGCCGTGGCCGATGTCACCCCCGGTTGGCATGCCGCTAGCGGCAAGTTGATCGCTATCGGCACGCAGGTCCGCTACAGCAAAAAAGGGGAACAACTTGAGGACAAAACCCGCAGCGCTCAAACGTCCTATTCGCTGTTCGATCCCGATAAAAACCAGTGGACGAAATGGCGAATCTTAGAAATGCCCGCGGACCCGAAATTCAACTTTGCCCGCTGCGCCTGTGCACAATGGTTAGTCGAACCCGATGGCAGCCTGCTGCTGCCGTTTTATTACGGTCCCGACGGCAAGTCACCCTTCTCGGTCATGGTCGCCCGCTGCCGCGTCGAGGGTGACCGCTTGGAATATCTGGAACATGGTACGGAGTTCAACCTCGATGTCGTCCGCGGACTCGTCGAACCGTCGCTCATTCGATTCGGCGGACTGTATTACCTCACGGTGCGCAACGACATTAAGGCCTACGTCACGGTGAGCGACGACGGCTTACATTTCGAACCGCTCAAACCCTGGACGTTCGACGACGGCACCGAATTGGGTAGTTACAACACACAACAGCATTGGCTGGCGCACAGCGACGGATTGTTTTTGGTGTACACCCGCCGTGGTGCGAACAACGACCACATCATGCGACATCGCGCGCCGCTGTTTATCGGCCGTGTCGACGTTGAAAAACTGCAGGTACAGCGCGCCGGGGAAACCATTCTGGTCCCCGAACGGGGCGCAACGTTGGGCAACTTTGGAGCCGCCGCGATCACCGCCAACGAGTCGTGGGTCACTGTGTCCGAGGGAATTTTCGGCAAAGCCCGTCCGCAAGCCCACAAGCGCGGCGCCACCGGCGCGCTATTCGTCGCCCGCATAATCTGGTCCCGCCCGAATCAACTCGTTGCGCCCTAA
- a CDS encoding CBS domain-containing protein: MNTKIADLMTEKVMSATPHQTVAHVRDVMQSHSVNCMPVVDSDGAPVGIVTSTDVLQAAKDGTPISHIMTEKIYSVPQYGDVSLAARIMVNHRIHHVLVTHEGHLVGIISSFDLLRLVEDHRFVMKNAPDVSARGGKRKKSESV; this comes from the coding sequence ATGAATACAAAAATCGCAGATCTCATGACAGAAAAAGTCATGTCGGCCACACCGCACCAGACAGTCGCCCATGTGCGTGACGTGATGCAGTCGCACTCAGTGAATTGCATGCCGGTCGTTGACTCCGACGGTGCACCGGTAGGAATCGTGACCAGTACCGACGTCCTACAAGCCGCGAAAGATGGGACGCCAATCAGTCATATCATGACGGAGAAAATCTACAGCGTTCCGCAATATGGGGATGTCTCCCTCGCCGCCCGGATTATGGTCAACCACCGGATACACCACGTGTTGGTGACGCATGAGGGACATTTGGTCGGCATCATCAGTTCGTTCGACTTACTCCGCCTTGTCGAGGATCATCGTTTTGTGATGAAGAACGCGCCTGACGTGTCGGCACGCGGCGGTAAACGCAAGAAATCTGAGTCCGTCTGA
- a CDS encoding GntR family transcriptional regulator, translated as MTRMLGVPAATRRPETKCDHGQRRKMVAELLLSEIFQGKLRAGQHLVIKDLSQRFQVSSTPIREALVQLEGTGIIDFAPNCGAVVRQLSIADVEEVCQVRRALECEATHHACGRIDLTRLHDLAESLRSMEKAKRRNGSFVEKARFLDSSLHDLIAESCGNRFLAMEISRLKLLFRAFRDAAWDERIAINDYYRFTEEASEHLAIVDALIAGNAKQSARAMERHIRSGVKYWSRGLPR; from the coding sequence ATGACGAGGATGCTGGGAGTACCCGCTGCAACCCGCCGGCCTGAGACGAAATGCGATCATGGGCAGCGGCGCAAAATGGTGGCGGAGTTGCTGTTGAGCGAGATTTTTCAGGGCAAGTTGCGGGCGGGTCAGCACTTGGTGATCAAGGATCTCTCCCAGCGTTTTCAGGTTAGCTCGACACCGATTCGCGAAGCTCTGGTACAGTTGGAAGGGACCGGGATCATTGATTTCGCTCCTAACTGCGGCGCTGTTGTGCGTCAGTTATCAATCGCCGATGTCGAAGAAGTCTGCCAAGTGCGACGGGCACTCGAGTGTGAAGCAACGCATCATGCGTGTGGCCGAATTGATCTGACCCGTTTGCACGATCTGGCTGAATCATTGCGGAGCATGGAAAAGGCAAAACGCCGTAACGGCTCCTTTGTGGAGAAGGCGCGTTTTCTGGATAGCTCGCTGCATGATTTGATCGCCGAATCATGTGGCAATCGTTTCCTGGCGATGGAGATCAGCCGCCTCAAATTGCTGTTTCGCGCATTTCGCGACGCAGCTTGGGACGAACGTATTGCAATCAACGACTATTATCGATTCACTGAAGAAGCCAGCGAACACCTGGCTATTGTCGACGCGCTCATTGCAGGCAACGCCAAACAGTCTGCACGAGCGATGGAGCGACATATTCGCAGCGGTGTCAAGTATTGGAGTCGTGGCCTACCACGATGA
- a CDS encoding DUF1553 domain-containing protein yields the protein MKTAEKSDRVWPQFAAALLSIFGLVAYCASPARAAEPIEYNRDVRPIMAENCFACHGADSASRKADLRLDHRDVAVEMGAITAGEPDESELIARILTDDADLVMPPLESKKKLTDAQKTILKKWIAQGAEYQQHWSFIAPERQQPPPVKQAGWAKNFIDQFVLAKLEKHGLAPAAEADPHTLFRRLHLDITGLPPAPTDAEAFVKDYRARQDTALSDWIDKLMKSTAWGEHRARYWLDAARYSDTHGLHFDNYREMWPYRDWVIRAFNSNQPFNAFTVEQLAGDLLENPTDEQLIATGFQRCNMTTNEGGTIDEENLANYAADRVQTMGWVYLGLTTNCSQCHDHKFDDFTAKDYYSLAAFFRNTTQQAKDGNVKDGRGPVLIVPAEEDKSRWQALPAEIAAATNQRDARKQAATGDFTDWLAKTTSESLGSDISANGLLVHAPLNDGTGNAAKNLAGNPDKFPATGEVTWSTDGKLGPAAVLNPEATFDLGGLGDFEKDQPFSCGAWIKVGDKGQPSSIFARMDEKSGFRGWDLWLNGNALAVHLVDAWPANAIKVVTQEKVIKPGQWQHVVLTYDGTAKPGGVKIFVDGVDHKLKVDKNTLKPDATLRTETSLRIGRRSDANVFDGGTVQDFRIYNRALPAADVKKIAEISAIKAILATAAEERTAEQQKTLFDYYLVTADSEYPALMATVSRLEGEREAITARSPVTHIQREKMDSPPTGFVLMRGEYDKPGEKVVAATPSGLHPQPEGAPNNRLGLAQWIIDPANPLTARVTVNRFWQQLFGQGLVVTPEDFGVMGAAPSHPELLDWLAVDFRENGWNVKQFFKLMLMSATYRQAAVTTPAKLELDRDNTLLSRGPRFRMDAEMVRDYALTTSGLLSRKMYGPGVKPYQPEGIWDIVGLPGGNTRKYEQDHGDDLYRRTVYSFWKRMAPPPNLDAFNAPSREFCTVSRERTNTPLQALVTLNDPQFVEPARRLAEGALKAGEGDDQKSIDLLFRQVLCRPVREQEHSIVETDLKDFLAYYQSHPQDAQALIAVGESKADESLDAAQLAAWTLLANQILNLDEALNK from the coding sequence ATGAAGACTGCTGAAAAATCTGATCGAGTATGGCCCCAATTTGCAGCCGCGCTGCTTTCGATCTTTGGGTTGGTGGCTTATTGCGCATCGCCCGCCCGCGCCGCGGAACCCATCGAGTACAACCGGGACGTTCGACCGATCATGGCCGAGAACTGCTTTGCCTGTCACGGGGCGGATAGCGCCTCCCGCAAAGCCGACCTGCGCCTCGACCACCGTGACGTCGCCGTCGAGATGGGGGCGATTACCGCTGGCGAGCCGGATGAAAGCGAGCTTATCGCCAGAATCCTAACCGACGACGCCGACCTCGTGATGCCTCCGTTGGAGTCCAAGAAGAAACTGACCGATGCGCAGAAAACAATCCTCAAAAAATGGATTGCTCAAGGGGCGGAGTACCAACAGCACTGGTCTTTTATTGCTCCTGAACGTCAACAACCACCGCCAGTGAAGCAAGCAGGCTGGGCCAAAAATTTCATCGACCAATTCGTGCTGGCTAAACTCGAGAAACACGGCTTAGCACCGGCGGCCGAGGCCGATCCCCATACGTTGTTCCGCAGGCTGCATCTGGACATCACCGGATTGCCTCCCGCGCCAACAGATGCGGAAGCGTTTGTGAAGGATTACCGCGCGCGTCAAGATACCGCCCTTTCGGATTGGATCGATAAGCTGATGAAGTCGACCGCTTGGGGCGAGCACCGGGCCCGCTATTGGTTGGATGCGGCCCGCTACAGCGATACGCACGGATTGCATTTCGACAATTACCGTGAAATGTGGCCGTATCGGGATTGGGTGATTCGGGCTTTCAACTCCAACCAACCTTTCAACGCATTCACTGTGGAGCAACTTGCCGGCGATCTCTTAGAAAACCCGACCGATGAGCAACTGATTGCCACCGGTTTTCAGCGGTGCAATATGACCACCAACGAAGGGGGGACCATCGACGAGGAGAATCTGGCGAACTATGCCGCTGATCGCGTTCAGACAATGGGATGGGTCTACCTAGGCCTGACCACCAATTGCAGCCAATGCCACGATCACAAGTTCGACGATTTCACAGCAAAGGATTATTACTCCCTTGCAGCCTTCTTTCGCAACACAACCCAACAGGCCAAAGACGGCAACGTCAAAGATGGACGCGGCCCGGTTTTGATCGTGCCTGCTGAAGAAGACAAATCACGCTGGCAAGCGCTGCCCGCGGAAATCGCCGCAGCGACCAATCAGCGCGACGCGCGCAAGCAGGCAGCAACCGGCGACTTTACTGATTGGCTGGCGAAGACGACTTCCGAGTCATTAGGCAGCGACATCTCCGCCAACGGACTTCTCGTGCATGCTCCGCTGAATGATGGCACGGGCAACGCGGCGAAAAACCTTGCCGGCAATCCTGACAAATTCCCGGCGACCGGCGAGGTGACTTGGAGCACCGACGGTAAACTCGGCCCGGCTGCGGTGCTGAATCCCGAAGCGACTTTCGATTTGGGCGGACTCGGAGACTTTGAAAAGGACCAGCCGTTCAGTTGCGGTGCCTGGATCAAAGTGGGCGACAAAGGACAACCCAGCAGCATCTTTGCCCGCATGGATGAAAAAAGCGGGTTCCGTGGTTGGGACCTGTGGTTGAACGGCAACGCCTTAGCCGTTCACCTTGTCGATGCATGGCCGGCGAACGCGATCAAAGTTGTGACACAAGAAAAAGTGATCAAGCCGGGACAATGGCAGCACGTAGTCCTGACCTACGATGGAACCGCAAAACCGGGCGGCGTTAAGATTTTTGTCGATGGCGTGGATCACAAGCTGAAGGTCGATAAAAACACGCTAAAGCCCGATGCCACCCTCCGCACGGAGACTTCCCTGCGAATCGGTCGCCGAAGTGACGCAAACGTGTTTGACGGCGGTACGGTTCAAGATTTCCGCATCTACAATCGCGCGCTTCCGGCTGCGGACGTGAAGAAGATTGCGGAGATTTCAGCAATCAAAGCAATCCTCGCTACAGCGGCAGAGGAGCGGACTGCGGAACAACAGAAGACGCTCTTTGACTATTATCTCGTCACTGCTGATTCCGAGTACCCGGCGCTCATGGCAACGGTCTCGCGATTGGAAGGCGAACGCGAAGCGATCACCGCACGCAGTCCGGTCACGCATATCCAGCGCGAAAAAATGGACTCCCCTCCCACCGGTTTCGTGCTCATGCGGGGGGAATATGACAAGCCAGGCGAAAAGGTAGTGGCGGCGACACCGTCGGGACTGCATCCACAACCAGAGGGTGCTCCCAACAATCGCCTGGGCTTGGCGCAATGGATTATCGATCCGGCAAATCCACTCACAGCACGCGTGACTGTCAACCGATTCTGGCAGCAACTCTTCGGGCAAGGTCTCGTCGTCACTCCGGAAGACTTCGGAGTGATGGGCGCAGCACCAAGTCATCCGGAATTGCTGGACTGGCTGGCAGTCGACTTCCGCGAAAATGGATGGAACGTCAAACAGTTCTTCAAGCTGATGCTGATGAGCGCCACCTATCGGCAGGCAGCTGTCACCACACCGGCCAAGTTAGAACTTGACCGTGACAATACCCTGTTGTCGCGCGGCCCGCGTTTTCGGATGGATGCCGAGATGGTGCGTGACTATGCCCTGACAACCAGTGGCCTGCTTTCGCGAAAAATGTACGGCCCCGGCGTAAAACCGTACCAGCCGGAAGGCATTTGGGATATCGTCGGACTGCCGGGCGGTAACACTCGAAAATATGAGCAAGACCACGGGGACGACCTGTACCGTCGCACAGTTTACAGTTTCTGGAAACGAATGGCCCCGCCACCCAACCTCGATGCGTTTAATGCACCCAGTCGTGAATTTTGCACCGTAAGCCGCGAACGGACGAACACGCCTCTACAAGCGTTGGTCACACTCAACGACCCACAATTCGTCGAGCCCGCACGTCGACTAGCTGAAGGCGCATTAAAAGCAGGAGAGGGCGATGACCAAAAATCTATCGATCTTCTCTTCCGGCAGGTGCTCTGTCGTCCAGTCCGCGAACAAGAACACTCCATTGTAGAGACGGACCTCAAGGACTTCTTGGCGTACTATCAATCGCATCCCCAAGACGCGCAGGCTTTGATTGCCGTCGGGGAATCAAAAGCTGACGAGTCATTGGATGCCGCTCAGCTTGCAGCCTGGACATTGCTCGCCAATCAAATCCTCAATCTTGACGAAGCGCTGAACAAATAA
- a CDS encoding DUF1501 domain-containing protein, translating to MNTIDEITRRRFLTSGKNLVGGAALMSMLGQSAIGSPAAQPVGPHFAPKAKRVIYLHMVGGPAQMDLFDYKPAMQEMYDKDLPDSIRKGQRLTTMTSGQARFPIAPSRFKFSQAGECGMWMNTELLPWMAKKADDICLMRSLNTEAINHEPAIAAMQTGNQVTGRPCLGSWASYGLGTMNENLPSFVVLVAVPSNREQEQAISSRLWSSGYLPGQFAGVSFRSKGDPILYINNPPGVPDALRKKSIDGLNRLNEINYGALGDPEIQTRIQQYEMAFRMQASVPELTDMSSEPKHIFDLYGEDVQKPGSFANTALMARRLAERGVRFIQVYHNNWDHHSNVGGRMPDQCKDVDQPCYALLEDLEQRGMLDETLVIWGGEFGRTIYSQGSLSKTNYGRDHHPRCFSMWMAGGGAKPGTVFGETDDFSYNIVRDPLHIRDFHATVLHLLGFDHEQFSYKFQGLNQRLTGVLPAHVVKDLLA from the coding sequence ATGAATACAATTGATGAAATCACACGCCGCAGATTTTTAACAAGCGGCAAAAACCTAGTCGGCGGCGCCGCTTTAATGTCGATGCTCGGACAATCGGCCATCGGCTCCCCCGCCGCCCAGCCCGTAGGTCCGCATTTTGCGCCCAAGGCCAAACGCGTGATTTATCTGCACATGGTCGGCGGGCCGGCGCAGATGGATCTGTTTGACTATAAGCCAGCCATGCAGGAGATGTACGACAAAGACCTGCCCGATTCCATTCGCAAAGGGCAGCGGCTGACGACGATGACCAGCGGACAGGCGCGATTTCCGATCGCCCCGTCACGGTTCAAATTCAGCCAAGCCGGTGAGTGCGGGATGTGGATGAACACCGAACTTCTGCCGTGGATGGCCAAAAAAGCAGACGACATCTGCTTGATGCGCAGCTTGAACACCGAGGCCATCAACCACGAACCGGCCATCGCCGCCATGCAAACCGGCAACCAAGTGACCGGGCGGCCTTGTCTTGGTTCTTGGGCCTCATACGGCTTGGGAACGATGAATGAAAACCTGCCCTCCTTTGTCGTTCTGGTGGCCGTTCCCAGCAATCGTGAACAGGAGCAGGCGATCTCTTCGCGATTGTGGAGCAGCGGGTACCTGCCGGGCCAATTTGCCGGAGTCTCGTTCCGCAGCAAGGGGGATCCGATTCTTTACATCAACAATCCTCCCGGTGTTCCCGATGCGCTCCGCAAGAAGTCGATCGATGGCCTGAATCGTCTCAACGAGATCAACTACGGCGCACTGGGCGATCCAGAAATCCAAACGCGGATCCAGCAATACGAAATGGCCTTCCGCATGCAGGCTAGTGTTCCGGAACTGACCGATATGAGTTCCGAGCCAAAGCACATTTTCGATTTATACGGCGAGGACGTCCAAAAACCGGGATCCTTTGCCAACACCGCTTTGATGGCCCGTCGCTTGGCTGAACGGGGCGTCCGCTTCATTCAGGTTTACCACAACAACTGGGACCACCACAGTAACGTCGGCGGCCGGATGCCGGACCAATGCAAGGATGTCGATCAGCCTTGCTATGCCTTGCTGGAAGATCTGGAACAACGCGGCATGCTGGATGAAACGCTCGTCATTTGGGGTGGCGAATTCGGCCGCACGATCTACTCCCAAGGCAGCCTGTCGAAAACGAATTATGGCCGCGACCACCATCCGCGCTGTTTCAGCATGTGGATGGCCGGCGGCGGCGCCAAACCGGGGACGGTCTTCGGCGAAACCGATGATTTTTCCTACAACATCGTCCGCGATCCACTACACATCCGCGACTTCCACGCCACGGTCTTGCACCTGCTTGGTTTCGACCACGAACAGTTCAGCTACAAATTCCAAGGACTGAACCAACGCTTGACCGGAGTCCTGCCGGCACACGTCGTCAAGGATTTGTTGGCCTGA
- a CDS encoding cytochrome c → MSINLRPNSRSAILAGLLVAMLVAVSGCERASEPVFALNDETSELDTKLRIQIRGALRTHCGTPQVPKMLGDESFDTKQLQHGMAIYMQRCAQCHGVSGDGRGPQAEHLYPLPRDYRRGIFKFTSTPYGAKPRREDLLKTLRRGIPGTSMPSFARLPKADLEAVVDYVIALSKRGELESQLVQEADPDEPEIDPEIVQELVDYITESWKMAHFTEVMPLTPLPEFTAEDVATGKELFTSPDVGCANCHGSDGRGQTAANVVTPLKDMWGHDARAADLTSGMLRGGSKPVDVYRRVFNGINGTPMPGFGTSAKIRDDPELVWKLVAYVLQISGQRRSGQVPPVGQFTFAPYPQGTPEGDAQTEDE, encoded by the coding sequence ATGAGTATCAATCTTCGACCCAATTCGCGCTCGGCAATCCTAGCCGGCCTGTTGGTTGCGATGCTGGTCGCGGTCAGCGGTTGTGAGCGTGCTTCGGAGCCGGTTTTCGCCTTGAACGACGAAACAAGCGAGCTCGATACAAAGTTGCGCATCCAAATTCGAGGCGCGCTGAGGACACACTGCGGAACACCGCAAGTCCCCAAAATGTTAGGCGACGAGTCGTTCGACACAAAGCAGTTGCAGCACGGTATGGCAATTTATATGCAACGGTGCGCGCAATGTCACGGCGTCAGTGGAGACGGTCGCGGCCCGCAGGCAGAGCACCTCTACCCGCTGCCGCGCGATTATCGCCGGGGCATCTTCAAATTCACATCAACGCCCTACGGTGCCAAACCCCGTCGCGAAGACTTGTTGAAGACATTGCGCCGAGGCATTCCGGGAACATCGATGCCCTCTTTTGCGCGACTCCCTAAAGCCGACTTGGAAGCGGTTGTCGACTATGTGATCGCACTTTCCAAACGCGGCGAATTGGAATCGCAACTGGTACAAGAAGCGGACCCCGATGAGCCGGAAATCGATCCAGAGATCGTCCAGGAATTGGTGGATTACATAACCGAGAGCTGGAAAATGGCACATTTCACCGAGGTTATGCCCTTAACGCCGTTGCCCGAATTCACCGCTGAAGACGTGGCCACCGGTAAGGAATTGTTCACCAGTCCCGATGTCGGCTGCGCCAATTGCCACGGCAGCGACGGCCGAGGCCAGACGGCGGCCAATGTCGTGACGCCGCTAAAAGACATGTGGGGACACGATGCACGGGCGGCCGACTTGACGTCGGGCATGCTGCGCGGCGGATCGAAACCGGTGGATGTCTACCGGCGGGTCTTCAATGGCATCAACGGCACACCCATGCCGGGATTTGGGACATCGGCCAAGATACGCGATGACCCCGAATTGGTCTGGAAATTGGTGGCCTACGTGCTGCAAATCTCGGGACAACGGCGGTCGGGGCAAGTTCCCCCGGTCGGCCAGTTCACGTTTGCTCCTTATCCCCAAGGGACACCGGAGGGCGACGCGCAAACCGAAGATGAATAG
- a CDS encoding cbb3-type cytochrome c oxidase subunit I — MSEVVKHEEAEFSGPLVETQLVCWYFYAALTFMTAAMLAGLLMALQLVQWNPLNGIELLSPGRWRMLHTNAIAYGFLANAFLAALHWSVPRLTLRPVQSRWLSYTIFVAWQLVVGATAVGIVFGEAQGLEWGETPVWIDPVAQLGLLLVAINFMTPILQVKGPMYVTLWYFLAAFVWTFMTYAMGNFVPQYFVAGTSAGAVGGLFIHDLVGLFVTPLGWGLMYYFVPILLQKPIWSHGLSLVGFWGLAFFYPLNGIHHFLYTPIPMFLQYGAIMSTVAVELVVTTVVINFFGTLKGSGRMVVTNLPVRYFYTGMVFYFLTCLQCSMQTTLTFQQVIHFTDWVVGHAHMVMFGVFSMWLFGIMIYLFPRLLGVEWYSRKLCEWHYWLSTVSLTIMVGDLTLAGLFQGYFWASLQPWDASITASFPFWALRVFAGLGMFAGQLVFLYNLRKTLQSAKTQTA; from the coding sequence ATGAGTGAGGTGGTAAAACACGAGGAAGCCGAGTTCAGCGGGCCTCTAGTGGAAACGCAACTGGTCTGCTGGTATTTCTACGCGGCGCTCACATTTATGACAGCTGCCATGCTGGCCGGTTTGTTGATGGCGCTGCAATTGGTGCAGTGGAATCCCCTCAACGGAATCGAGCTCCTCTCGCCCGGCCGGTGGCGCATGCTGCATACCAATGCCATCGCCTATGGGTTTTTGGCCAACGCATTTTTAGCAGCACTGCATTGGTCCGTGCCGCGACTGACCCTCAGACCCGTGCAAAGCCGCTGGTTGTCCTACACAATATTTGTCGCATGGCAACTAGTCGTCGGAGCGACAGCTGTCGGTATTGTTTTTGGCGAAGCACAAGGGCTGGAATGGGGAGAAACGCCAGTCTGGATCGATCCGGTAGCGCAACTCGGACTGTTGCTGGTCGCGATAAACTTCATGACACCCATCCTGCAGGTTAAAGGCCCGATGTATGTCACGCTGTGGTATTTCTTGGCCGCATTTGTCTGGACGTTCATGACGTATGCGATGGGTAACTTTGTTCCCCAATACTTTGTCGCCGGCACGAGCGCCGGTGCGGTGGGCGGCCTGTTCATTCACGACTTAGTGGGACTGTTCGTGACCCCCTTGGGTTGGGGGTTGATGTACTATTTTGTGCCGATCTTGTTGCAAAAGCCGATCTGGAGTCACGGACTATCGTTGGTTGGATTCTGGGGACTGGCATTTTTCTATCCACTCAACGGGATCCACCACTTCCTGTATACGCCGATCCCCATGTTCCTGCAGTATGGGGCAATCATGTCGACGGTCGCCGTCGAGTTGGTGGTCACGACGGTCGTGATCAACTTCTTCGGCACGCTCAAAGGTTCAGGACGGATGGTCGTCACGAACCTTCCGGTGCGCTATTTTTATACCGGCATGGTGTTTTACTTTCTGACCTGTTTGCAATGCTCGATGCAAACCACATTGACCTTTCAACAGGTCATTCACTTTACCGACTGGGTCGTGGGGCATGCCCATATGGTGATGTTTGGCGTCTTCAGTATGTGGTTGTTCGGCATCATGATCTATCTGTTCCCGCGGTTGCTGGGGGTGGAATGGTATAGCCGAAAATTATGCGAATGGCATTATTGGCTCTCTACCGTAAGCCTAACCATCATGGTTGGCGATTTGACGTTGGCCGGATTATTCCAAGGTTACTTTTGGGCGTCGTTGCAACCGTGGGACGCTTCCATAACTGCTTCATTCCCGTTTTGGGCATTGCGTGTCTTTGCCGGCTTAGGGATGTTCGCAGGCCAATTGGTGTTTTTATATAACCTCCGCAAAACATTGCAGTCTGCAAAGACGCAAACGGCATAG
- a CDS encoding cbb3-type cytochrome c oxidase subunit II — MFESKSGILLIAGLFFFGIAFVSNAVVPVLMYQEEPTPVEGLVNGNLRYQFEDLAARYPESFKAAYGEPPKDIADQDAWLNEKCAEALLLGRKLYVGEGCWHCHSQFIRPVSNEEERWGPVSKQEEYQNVLQMPVMFGTRRVGPDLSREGGRRSNDWHAVHFFRPRDLSENSPMPEYPWFFDGSPDRPSRRGLAIITYVQWLGSWLESYPMYEQYEPAPEVVVEEEEEEDES, encoded by the coding sequence ATGTTTGAAAGCAAATCGGGCATTTTGCTCATTGCCGGCCTTTTCTTTTTCGGAATTGCGTTTGTCTCCAACGCAGTTGTGCCGGTGTTGATGTACCAAGAAGAACCGACGCCGGTCGAAGGATTGGTGAACGGAAACCTGCGGTACCAATTCGAAGATCTCGCCGCGCGGTATCCCGAATCATTCAAGGCCGCTTACGGCGAACCCCCCAAAGACATCGCGGATCAAGATGCCTGGCTAAACGAAAAGTGCGCCGAAGCACTGTTGCTGGGCCGCAAACTTTACGTCGGCGAAGGGTGTTGGCATTGTCACAGCCAGTTTATCCGTCCGGTCTCAAACGAAGAAGAACGCTGGGGACCTGTTTCCAAACAAGAAGAGTATCAAAACGTGCTGCAAATGCCGGTGATGTTCGGTACGCGGCGCGTTGGGCCCGATTTGTCCCGCGAAGGGGGCCGGCGCTCCAACGACTGGCATGCGGTGCATTTCTTCCGGCCGCGCGATCTTTCGGAGAACTCACCGATGCCGGAATACCCCTGGTTTTTCGACGGCTCGCCCGATCGCCCCAGTCGTCGTGGCCTGGCCATCATCACCTACGTCCAATGGCTCGGATCGTGGCTGGAAAGCTATCCGATGTATGAGCAATACGAACCGGCTCCGGAGGTCGTGGTCGAAGAGGAAGAAGAGGAGGACGAATCATGA